The Achromobacter deleyi genome has a window encoding:
- a CDS encoding LuxR C-terminal-related transcriptional regulator, with protein MSITPMLTSELALPAPVLLVEDEPLVCRRLEGLLLQLGYQPDALIFASSLAEARACLAGQPVALALVDLGLPDGSGVDLIAEMHAADPSLAILVISAWCTEDAILSALRAGATGYVLKERDDMEVALSIRSVLRGGAPIDPFVARRIIEELRPRPAGQTGAETGEILSPRESQILRLVAEGLGNREIAEQLHLSRYTVECHIKHIYRKLAVSSRTRAIHAARSRGLLD; from the coding sequence ATGTCCATTACCCCTATGCTGACTTCCGAGCTCGCCCTGCCCGCCCCGGTGCTCCTGGTTGAGGACGAACCGCTGGTCTGCCGGCGGCTCGAAGGCCTGCTGCTGCAATTGGGATATCAACCCGATGCGCTGATCTTCGCCTCGTCGCTCGCGGAAGCGCGCGCCTGCCTTGCCGGCCAGCCGGTCGCGCTGGCGCTGGTGGACCTGGGCCTGCCCGACGGCAGCGGCGTGGACCTGATCGCCGAGATGCACGCCGCCGACCCGAGCCTGGCCATCCTGGTCATTTCCGCCTGGTGCACCGAAGACGCGATTCTCTCGGCGCTGCGCGCCGGGGCCACCGGGTATGTGCTCAAGGAGCGCGACGACATGGAAGTCGCGCTCTCGATCCGCAGCGTGCTGCGCGGCGGCGCGCCCATCGACCCCTTCGTCGCCCGCCGCATCATCGAAGAACTGCGCCCCCGGCCCGCCGGACAGACCGGCGCGGAGACTGGTGAGATACTTAGCCCGCGCGAAAGCCAGATCCTTCGCCTTGTGGCCGAAGGCCTGGGCAATCGCGAAATCGCCGAGCAACTCCACCTGTCGCGCTACACCGTCGAATGCCACATCAAGCACATCTACCGCAAACTCGCCGTATCCTCGCGCACGCGGGCGATCCATGCGGCGCGATCGCGGGGCTTGCTCGACTGA
- a CDS encoding excinuclease ABC subunit UvrA, with protein MSQRKTSPKSSPDACIRVRGAREHNLKNVDVSIPRDALVVFSGVSGSGKSSLAFGTLYAEAQRRYLESLSPYARRLIDQVGVPDVDAIDGLPPAVALQQQRGTPNVRSTVGSVTTLSSMLRMLYSRAGTYPARQPMLYAEDFSPNTPQGACPNCHGLGYVYDVTEQSMVPDPSLTIRERAIASWPPAWHGQNLRDILVTLGYDVDKPWRDLPRKDRDWILYTDEQPTAPVYAGFTPAETRAAVRRKAEPSYMGTYTGARRYVMHTFATTQSAMMKKRVARFMTGAPCPECGGRRLKREALSVTFAGLDIGSLSQLPLSRIAEVLTPAAEGRFDDLAGSAAGSTRSKAAGVKDNARRVAAGGLAHAGSTDVRRTPDSSPEKRIAAQRIAHDLVERIGTLQALGLGYLAMDRSTPTLSPGELQRLRLATQIRSNLFGVVYVLDEPSAGLHPADGQALHRALDQLKAAGNTLFVVEHDLDTLRRADWLVDVGPGAGQHGGQVLYSGPPEGLRKVKESLTAQYLFDSRMARRRIPRVPAGWLELRGIHRNNLHGIDARFPLGAFTAVTGVSGSGKSSLVSQALVELIGEHLGQEPAAEETEGDLPQPGNLPRTTGRIHAGADAIRRLVNVDQKPIGRTPRSNLATYTGLFDHVRKLYAETKAARARRYGAGRFSFNVAQGRCETCEGEGFVHVELLFMPSVYAPCPTCHGSRYNAKTLEIEWNGRNIAQVLAMTVDEAQAFFVDEPVVQRPLALLHEIGLGYLRLGQPATELSGGEAQRIKLATELQRSQRGNTLYVLDEPTTGLHAADVDKLMAQLHGLVDAGNTVVVVEHDLRVVAGSDWMIDVGPGAGEEGGGIVAAGTPEQVSQGTAGVTAPFLRRLFE; from the coding sequence ATGAGCCAGCGGAAGACCTCCCCCAAGAGCAGCCCCGACGCCTGCATCCGCGTCCGGGGCGCGCGCGAGCATAATCTGAAGAATGTGGATGTGAGCATCCCGCGTGATGCGCTGGTGGTGTTTTCCGGCGTGTCGGGGTCGGGGAAATCTTCCCTGGCCTTCGGCACCTTGTACGCCGAGGCGCAGCGCCGGTACCTGGAATCCCTGTCTCCCTATGCCCGGCGCCTGATCGACCAGGTCGGCGTGCCCGACGTGGACGCCATCGACGGACTGCCGCCGGCCGTGGCCCTGCAGCAGCAGCGCGGCACGCCGAACGTGCGGTCCACGGTGGGCAGCGTCACCACGCTGTCCAGCATGCTGCGCATGCTGTATTCACGCGCCGGCACCTACCCGGCGCGCCAGCCCATGCTGTATGCCGAGGACTTTTCGCCCAACACGCCGCAGGGCGCCTGCCCGAACTGCCATGGCCTGGGCTATGTGTATGACGTGACCGAGCAATCCATGGTGCCGGACCCGTCGCTGACCATCCGCGAGCGCGCCATCGCGTCCTGGCCGCCGGCCTGGCATGGGCAGAACCTGCGCGACATCCTGGTGACGCTGGGCTACGACGTGGACAAGCCGTGGCGCGACTTGCCCAGGAAAGACCGCGACTGGATCCTGTACACGGACGAGCAGCCGACGGCGCCCGTCTATGCCGGCTTCACGCCCGCCGAGACCCGCGCCGCCGTGCGCCGCAAGGCGGAGCCCAGCTACATGGGCACTTACACCGGCGCGCGCCGGTACGTGATGCATACCTTCGCCACGACGCAAAGCGCCATGATGAAAAAGCGCGTGGCGCGCTTCATGACCGGCGCGCCTTGTCCCGAGTGCGGCGGCCGGCGGCTCAAGCGCGAGGCCCTGTCCGTGACCTTCGCCGGCCTGGATATCGGCAGCCTGTCCCAATTGCCGCTGAGCCGGATCGCCGAGGTCCTGACCCCTGCGGCCGAGGGCCGCTTTGACGATCTGGCGGGAAGCGCGGCCGGCTCCACGCGCAGCAAGGCCGCGGGCGTGAAGGACAACGCCAGGCGCGTGGCCGCGGGCGGCCTGGCGCACGCCGGCAGCACCGACGTCCGGCGCACGCCGGATTCCTCTCCGGAAAAGCGTATTGCGGCGCAACGCATCGCGCACGATCTGGTCGAGCGCATCGGCACCTTGCAGGCGCTGGGCCTGGGTTATCTGGCGATGGACCGGTCCACGCCGACCCTGTCGCCGGGGGAGCTGCAGCGGCTGCGGCTGGCGACGCAGATCCGCTCCAACCTCTTTGGCGTGGTGTACGTGCTGGACGAGCCGTCGGCGGGTCTGCACCCGGCGGATGGACAGGCGCTGCACCGTGCGCTGGACCAGCTCAAGGCGGCGGGCAACACGCTGTTTGTCGTCGAACACGACCTGGATACCTTGCGGCGGGCCGACTGGCTGGTGGACGTGGGGCCGGGCGCGGGCCAGCATGGCGGGCAGGTGCTGTACAGCGGCCCGCCCGAGGGCCTGCGCAAGGTGAAGGAATCGCTCACGGCGCAGTACCTGTTCGACAGTCGCATGGCCCGGCGCCGGATCCCGCGCGTACCCGCGGGCTGGCTGGAACTGCGCGGTATCCATCGCAATAACCTGCATGGCATCGACGCGCGCTTTCCGCTGGGGGCGTTCACGGCCGTCACGGGGGTGTCGGGTTCGGGCAAATCCAGCCTGGTCAGCCAGGCGCTGGTGGAACTGATAGGCGAACACCTGGGGCAGGAGCCGGCGGCGGAGGAAACCGAGGGAGACCTGCCCCAACCCGGCAACCTGCCGCGCACGACGGGCCGCATCCATGCTGGCGCGGATGCGATCAGGCGGCTGGTCAATGTGGACCAGAAGCCGATCGGGCGCACGCCCCGATCCAACCTGGCCACCTACACGGGTTTGTTCGACCACGTCCGCAAACTCTACGCCGAGACCAAGGCCGCCAGGGCGCGGCGCTACGGCGCCGGCCGCTTCTCGTTCAATGTGGCCCAGGGCCGCTGCGAGACCTGCGAGGGCGAGGGTTTCGTCCACGTGGAACTGCTGTTCATGCCCAGCGTGTACGCGCCATGTCCCACCTGCCATGGCAGCCGCTACAACGCCAAGACGCTGGAAATCGAATGGAACGGCCGCAATATTGCCCAGGTCCTGGCGATGACCGTCGACGAGGCGCAGGCCTTTTTCGTGGACGAGCCCGTGGTGCAGCGCCCCTTGGCGCTGCTGCATGAAATCGGGTTGGGCTACCTGCGCCTGGGCCAGCCGGCCACCGAGCTGTCGGGCGGCGAGGCCCAGCGCATCAAACTGGCCACCGAGCTGCAACGCAGCCAGCGCGGCAACACCCTGTACGTGCTGGACGAACCCACGACCGGCCTGCATGCGGCCGATGTGGACAAGCTGATGGCGCAGCTGCACGGCCTGGTCGATGCCGGCAACACCGTGGTCGTGGTCGAGCATGACCTGCGCGTGGTGGCGGGCAGCGACTGGATGATCGACGTAGGCCCGGGGGCGGGCGAAGAGGGCGGCGGCATCGTGGCCGCCGGCACGCCGGAGCAGGTCAGCCAAGGGACGGCCGGTGTGACCGCGCCTTTTCTCCGGCGTTTGTTTGAATGA
- a CDS encoding GNAT family N-acetyltransferase produces MDIIYRAARPEDVAACIDIRGRTRENAFSAEQLAAAGVTLESWSAAVRDGSLPGHVATVGGRIAGYCYGDRETGEIVVLALLPEYEGRGAGKTLLNLVVRELQELGFKRLFLGCASDPKVRSYGFYRHLGWRSTGTFDDANDEVLEYFP; encoded by the coding sequence ATGGACATCATTTATAGAGCGGCCCGTCCGGAAGATGTGGCGGCGTGCATCGACATACGCGGCAGGACCCGGGAGAACGCCTTTTCCGCCGAACAGCTTGCAGCCGCGGGTGTCACGCTTGAGAGCTGGAGCGCGGCGGTCAGGGACGGCTCGCTGCCGGGCCATGTCGCGACGGTCGGCGGTCGGATCGCGGGCTACTGCTACGGCGACCGGGAAACGGGGGAAATCGTGGTCCTGGCGCTGTTGCCGGAATACGAGGGACGGGGCGCCGGCAAGACCTTGCTGAACCTGGTGGTCCGGGAATTGCAGGAACTGGGCTTCAAGAGGCTGTTCCTGGGATGCGCATCCGATCCGAAGGTCCGGTCTTATGGCTTCTACCGGCACCTGGGCTGGAGGTCCACGGGTACGTTCGACGATGCGAACGACGAGGTGCTCGAATACTTTCCATGA
- a CDS encoding NADP(H)-dependent aldo-keto reductase codes for MKYRKLGRTDLDVSLIGLGTMTWGEQNTEAEAHQQLDYALERGINLVDVAEMYPVPPKPETQGLTETYIGTWLARGKRRQDIVLASKVAGPVRDPKRPGHIRDGKTFLDRKNLTAALDASLKRLQTDYLDLYQLHWPDRTTATFGQLNYPWVEDEHTVPIEETLSVLQDFVRAGKVRHIGVSNETPWGVSQFLRHAENEDLPRIASIQNAYSLLNRVFEIGLSEFTHHEGVGLLAYSPLAMGMLCGKYLDGARPAGARLTVYTRFTRYSNEQAEAATREYVTLARDHGISPTHLALAWVNQRPFVTSNLIGATSLAQLKENIDSVDVTLTPEVLEAVNQIHVRHPNPAP; via the coding sequence TTGAAATACCGCAAACTCGGCCGTACCGACCTGGATGTCAGCCTGATCGGATTGGGCACCATGACCTGGGGCGAGCAGAACACCGAAGCTGAGGCGCACCAGCAACTGGACTACGCGCTGGAGCGCGGCATCAACCTGGTCGACGTGGCCGAGATGTACCCGGTGCCGCCCAAGCCTGAAACGCAGGGCCTGACCGAGACCTACATCGGCACCTGGCTGGCCCGCGGCAAGCGCCGCCAGGACATCGTGCTGGCCAGCAAGGTGGCGGGCCCGGTGCGCGATCCCAAGCGCCCCGGCCACATCCGCGACGGCAAGACCTTCCTGGACCGCAAGAACCTGACCGCGGCGCTGGACGCCAGCCTGAAGCGCCTGCAGACGGACTATCTGGATCTGTACCAGCTCCATTGGCCCGATCGCACCACCGCCACGTTCGGCCAGCTGAACTATCCCTGGGTCGAGGACGAGCACACCGTGCCGATCGAGGAAACGCTGTCGGTGCTGCAGGATTTCGTGCGCGCCGGCAAAGTCCGCCACATTGGCGTTTCCAATGAAACGCCCTGGGGCGTCAGCCAGTTCCTGCGCCACGCCGAGAACGAGGACCTGCCGCGCATCGCGTCGATCCAGAATGCCTATAGCCTGCTGAACCGCGTGTTCGAGATCGGCCTGTCGGAATTCACGCACCATGAGGGCGTGGGCCTCCTGGCTTATTCGCCGCTGGCGATGGGCATGCTTTGCGGCAAGTACCTCGACGGCGCCCGGCCGGCCGGCGCGCGCCTGACGGTGTATACGCGCTTCACCCGCTACAGCAACGAACAGGCCGAGGCCGCCACGCGCGAGTACGTGACGCTTGCGCGCGACCATGGCATTTCGCCCACCCACCTGGCCCTGGCCTGGGTGAACCAGCGCCCGTTCGTCACCAGCAACCTCATCGGCGCGACTTCGCTTGCGCAGCTGAAAGAGAACATCGACAGCGTGGATGTGACCTTGACGCCGGAGGTGCTGGAGGCCGTCAACCAGATTCACGTGCGCCACCCGAACCCGGCGCCCTGA
- a CDS encoding HAD family hydrolase yields MIKAIAFDVFGTLVEIGAPRRPFRELVRLLSAAGRVPGRGDGALIMSREVDLEQAARLLGGSVSETDLARLESALQEEVASIRLFPDAVDTLSALRESGYRIALCSNLAAPYGPPVNALLPFAPDFCAWSYTAGAVKPQPEIYQNLCAGLDCQPGEILMVGDTVDADHTGPRSFGIAGFHLARNGRSPVPETESVASLADLIPLLARYRTDGGVQA; encoded by the coding sequence ATGATTAAAGCGATTGCCTTCGACGTATTCGGCACCCTGGTCGAAATCGGCGCGCCCAGGCGCCCGTTCCGCGAACTGGTCCGTCTCTTGTCGGCCGCCGGCCGCGTGCCGGGACGCGGCGACGGGGCGCTCATCATGAGTCGCGAGGTCGACCTGGAGCAGGCCGCTCGGTTGCTGGGGGGTAGCGTAAGCGAGACGGACCTGGCGCGGCTGGAATCGGCGCTGCAGGAGGAAGTGGCCAGCATCCGGCTGTTTCCCGATGCGGTGGATACACTGAGCGCGCTGCGCGAAAGCGGCTATCGGATCGCGCTGTGCTCAAACCTCGCGGCTCCTTACGGACCGCCCGTGAACGCGCTGCTGCCGTTCGCGCCGGATTTCTGTGCATGGTCGTACACGGCGGGTGCGGTCAAGCCCCAGCCTGAAATCTATCAAAACCTGTGCGCGGGACTGGATTGTCAGCCCGGCGAAATCTTGATGGTGGGCGATACGGTCGATGCCGATCACACCGGACCGCGCAGCTTTGGCATCGCGGGGTTTCACCTGGCCCGCAACGGCCGCAGTCCCGTGCCGGAGACGGAATCGGTCGCAAGCCTGGCCGATCTGATTCCGTTGCTGGCACGCTACCGGACGGACGGGGGAGTCCAGGCCTAG
- a CDS encoding metallophosphoesterase → MKIQLLSDLHLETDPTFLAQPAPGADLLVLAGDIGSYRRGSRLNGTDFGLGSYSPRNGWPTPVVYVPGNHEYDNLDFDDTHARLRELCEALHIQWLERETCVIGGVRFVGTTLWTDFDALAAPGDTIGDVLKKREKAFRAADFYLEKAEMRRHGAPFMAEQMREQGLACQQWLDAALRTPFDGPTVAITHFSPTLSSADPRYGVTAGTAGFCNALDSLLPLASHWMHGHLHCAQDYVKDGCRVIANPLGYAKKGEQEDFAPDRLWDVGAAT, encoded by the coding sequence ATGAAGATCCAACTGCTTTCCGACCTGCATCTTGAAACCGATCCCACCTTCCTGGCGCAACCCGCGCCCGGCGCCGACCTGCTGGTGCTGGCGGGGGACATCGGCTCGTATCGCCGCGGCTCCAGGCTGAACGGAACGGACTTCGGTCTGGGCAGCTATTCCCCGCGCAACGGCTGGCCCACGCCCGTGGTGTACGTGCCCGGCAACCATGAATACGACAACCTCGATTTCGACGACACGCACGCGCGCCTGCGCGAACTGTGCGAAGCGCTGCATATCCAATGGCTGGAACGGGAAACCTGCGTGATCGGCGGCGTGCGCTTCGTGGGCACCACCTTATGGACGGATTTCGATGCGCTGGCCGCTCCCGGGGACACCATCGGCGACGTCTTGAAAAAGCGCGAGAAGGCCTTTCGCGCGGCGGACTTCTATCTGGAAAAGGCCGAGATGCGCCGCCACGGGGCGCCCTTCATGGCCGAGCAGATGCGTGAACAGGGGCTGGCCTGCCAGCAATGGCTGGACGCCGCGTTGCGCACGCCTTTTGATGGCCCGACCGTGGCGATCACCCACTTTTCCCCCACGCTGTCCAGCGCCGACCCGCGCTACGGCGTCACGGCCGGCACGGCCGGATTCTGCAATGCGCTGGACAGCCTGCTGCCGCTGGCCAGCCACTGGATGCATGGCCATCTGCATTGCGCGCAGGACTATGTGAAGGACGGCTGCCGGGTGATCGCCAATCCGCTGGGCTATGCCAAGAAAGGGGAACAGGAGGATTTCGCGCCCGACAGGCTATGGGACGTGGGGGCCGCCACATGA
- a CDS encoding lysozyme inhibitor LprI family protein produces MRTALAAAAALLLASGAQAQVLNCDKASTQTDMSLCADQAYRKSDAALNAAYKEVVARLKDDKHASTQLQAAQNAWLFFRDAECAFSSSSTSGGSAYPMVLSMCLDKLTQARTKELRAYLKCEEGDTSCPVPGKQ; encoded by the coding sequence ATGCGTACAGCTCTCGCCGCGGCCGCCGCGCTCTTGCTCGCATCAGGCGCGCAGGCGCAGGTGCTCAATTGCGACAAGGCGTCCACGCAGACGGACATGAGCCTTTGCGCCGACCAGGCCTACCGCAAGTCGGATGCCGCCCTGAACGCCGCCTACAAGGAAGTGGTGGCGCGCCTAAAGGACGACAAGCACGCCTCGACCCAGCTGCAGGCGGCCCAGAACGCCTGGCTCTTTTTCCGTGATGCGGAATGCGCTTTTTCGTCGAGCAGCACCTCGGGGGGCAGCGCCTATCCCATGGTGCTGAGCATGTGCCTGGACAAGCTGACCCAGGCGCGCACCAAGGAGCTGCGCGCCTACCTCAAGTGCGAGGAAGGCGATACGAGCTGCCCCGTGCCCGGCAAGCAATGA
- a CDS encoding DNA-3-methyladenine glycosylase I, whose protein sequence is MTAGQQMDHAVAEPAPESGLILDGQGVPRCFWQPAMPDYHDHEWGRPVADDRRLYEKICLEGFQAGMAWITILRKREAFREAFDDFDFERVARYTDRDVERLMGNAGIVRNRSKILSAINNARRALALAEETGSLSGWLWKHEPPAQDRPKMVDRDYWNSNPTSTASTELSRALKRRGWTFVGPTTIHAFMQAVGMVNEHMSGCVCHRDIEAARASFRRPG, encoded by the coding sequence ATGACGGCCGGTCAGCAGATGGACCATGCCGTGGCGGAACCCGCGCCCGAGTCGGGTCTGATCCTGGATGGCCAAGGCGTGCCGCGCTGCTTTTGGCAGCCGGCCATGCCCGACTACCACGACCATGAATGGGGGCGACCCGTGGCGGACGACCGCCGACTCTACGAAAAGATCTGCCTGGAAGGCTTTCAGGCAGGCATGGCGTGGATCACCATCCTGCGCAAGCGCGAGGCCTTCCGCGAAGCCTTCGATGATTTCGATTTCGAACGGGTGGCCCGCTACACCGACCGCGACGTGGAGCGCCTGATGGGCAATGCCGGCATCGTGCGCAACCGCAGCAAGATCCTGTCCGCCATCAACAACGCCCGCCGCGCGTTGGCGCTGGCCGAGGAAACGGGTTCGCTGTCCGGCTGGCTCTGGAAGCACGAGCCGCCCGCGCAAGACCGCCCCAAGATGGTGGACCGGGACTACTGGAACAGCAATCCGACGTCAACCGCGTCGACGGAGCTCTCGCGCGCGCTGAAGCGGCGCGGCTGGACATTCGTGGGGCCCACGACGATCCATGCATTCATGCAGGCCGTGGGCATGGTCAACGAGCACATGAGCGGCTGCGTCTGCCACCGGGACATCGAAGCCGCGCGCGCCAGCTTCAGGCGGCCCGGCTAA
- a CDS encoding bifunctional helix-turn-helix transcriptional regulator/GNAT family N-acetyltransferase, producing MDLIDFPSQSREKTIQDLREFSRKLVRELGFMRPSLAGSDLAPSAVHAIIEIGLQPGIQARDLAAILRLDKSNTSRQVAKLESAGLLTRETSSDDARSSRLSLTEAGNKLRARIDQFATDQVSHALRRLSPSDQESLIRFLSLYADALSSENPNVSPASAAAGIEDQIHQGYLPGCIGDVASLHARYYAQASGFGVYFERKVATELSDFAEGLPAAGKNMWLYVDNGRTLASIVIDGDLAARQAHLRWFIVDESLRGMGVGRALLARAMAFVDAQYDETYLWTFKGLDAARHLYEAAGFTLTHASEGRQWGSVVVEQRFSRLRPR from the coding sequence ATGGATCTCATCGACTTTCCGTCCCAGTCCCGGGAAAAGACCATCCAGGACCTGCGCGAGTTTTCCCGCAAGCTGGTTCGCGAACTGGGATTCATGCGCCCGTCGCTGGCCGGTAGCGATCTGGCGCCGTCGGCGGTCCACGCCATTATCGAGATCGGCTTGCAGCCGGGCATCCAGGCGCGCGACCTGGCGGCCATACTCAGGCTGGACAAGTCCAACACCAGCCGCCAGGTGGCCAAGCTGGAATCGGCCGGCCTGCTGACGCGCGAGACCTCCAGCGACGACGCACGCTCGTCCAGGCTGTCCCTGACCGAGGCGGGAAACAAGCTGCGCGCTCGGATCGACCAGTTCGCCACGGACCAGGTGTCGCACGCGCTGCGGCGCCTGTCGCCGTCCGATCAGGAATCGCTGATCCGCTTTCTTTCCTTGTACGCGGACGCCCTGTCCAGCGAAAACCCCAACGTATCGCCCGCGAGCGCGGCCGCCGGGATCGAGGACCAGATCCATCAAGGCTACTTGCCCGGCTGCATCGGCGACGTCGCCAGCCTGCATGCCCGCTACTATGCGCAAGCCTCGGGCTTTGGCGTGTACTTCGAGCGCAAGGTGGCCACGGAACTGTCCGATTTTGCGGAAGGCCTGCCCGCGGCGGGCAAGAATATGTGGCTGTACGTGGACAACGGCAGGACGCTCGCCTCCATCGTCATCGATGGCGACCTTGCCGCCAGGCAGGCGCATCTGCGCTGGTTCATCGTCGACGAATCACTGCGCGGCATGGGCGTGGGCCGAGCCCTGCTGGCGCGCGCCATGGCGTTTGTGGACGCGCAGTACGACGAAACCTATCTGTGGACCTTCAAGGGCCTGGATGCCGCCAGGCATCTGTACGAGGCGGCGGGATTCACGCTGACCCATGCGTCCGAAGGCCGGCAATGGGGCAGCGTGGTGGTCGAGCAGCGGTTCAGCCGCCTCAGACCACGCTGA
- a CDS encoding pentapeptide repeat-containing protein encodes MTQATIEPLAGQDVDRKTMQALIEQAAGNPLSFQDCDFQDADFSRLDLRGFQFTACAIAQASFQGATLADTRWLRCRGGQASFASADASDAVFQNCDLNNANWRRARLASARFQGCKLTGSDFDGIACLGWSLEECLLVGALLRGVSFRKSDILQLDFSDADLSGSDFRDTVFHGGSLRNATLKNVRFEGADLREVDLSGIDLTAAARLAGATISKTQAAALLAELRISVV; translated from the coding sequence ATGACGCAAGCAACCATCGAGCCCCTGGCAGGCCAGGACGTGGACCGAAAGACCATGCAGGCCTTGATCGAGCAGGCCGCGGGCAACCCACTGTCGTTCCAGGACTGCGACTTCCAGGACGCGGACTTTTCCCGCCTGGACCTGCGCGGCTTCCAGTTCACCGCCTGCGCAATCGCGCAAGCCTCATTTCAGGGCGCCACGCTGGCCGACACCCGGTGGCTGCGCTGCCGGGGCGGGCAAGCCAGCTTCGCCTCGGCAGACGCGAGCGACGCCGTGTTCCAGAACTGCGACCTCAACAACGCCAACTGGCGCCGCGCGCGGCTTGCCTCCGCGCGATTCCAGGGCTGCAAACTGACGGGCTCCGATTTCGATGGCATCGCCTGCCTGGGCTGGTCCCTGGAGGAATGCCTGCTGGTCGGCGCGCTGCTGCGCGGCGTGTCGTTTCGGAAATCGGACATTCTCCAATTGGACTTCTCGGACGCGGATCTGTCCGGCAGCGATTTCCGCGACACCGTCTTCCATGGCGGCAGCCTGCGCAACGCGACCCTGAAGAATGTCCGCTTCGAAGGCGCCGACCTGCGCGAGGTGGACCTGAGCGGCATAGACCTGACCGCCGCGGCGCGGCTGGCGGGCGCCACCATTTCCAAAACCCAGGCGGCGGCGCTGCTGGCGGAACTGCGGATCAGCGTGGTCTGA
- a CDS encoding GFA family protein, which produces MNPAHHTGGCLCGHIRFIAKGTPRNPHACSCAICQQHSDAPSLCWVEFAKDEICWNGAGGEPSRYRSSEYSSRTFCPRCGSTLGAIDDGPVVALVTGSFDIKDAPALRPVSHSFADCCPDWSAVMPQAKDQGPATPAWYP; this is translated from the coding sequence ATGAACCCCGCTCATCACACCGGCGGATGCCTTTGCGGCCATATCCGCTTCATCGCCAAAGGCACGCCCCGCAATCCGCACGCCTGCTCCTGCGCCATCTGCCAGCAGCACTCCGACGCCCCCAGCCTGTGCTGGGTCGAATTCGCCAAAGATGAGATCTGCTGGAACGGAGCGGGAGGCGAGCCCTCGCGCTATCGTTCATCCGAGTATTCCAGCCGGACCTTCTGCCCGCGCTGCGGCAGCACGCTGGGCGCGATCGACGACGGCCCCGTCGTGGCGCTGGTCACAGGCAGCTTCGACATCAAGGACGCGCCCGCGCTGCGGCCGGTCTCGCATTCCTTCGCCGACTGCTGCCCGGACTGGAGCGCCGTGATGCCGCAGGCGAAGGACCAGGGCCCGGCCACCCCCGCTTGGTATCCTTGA
- a CDS encoding response regulator, with product MERLRIVLADDHPLVLAGIRDLLEKDLGFEVVAALASPTALIEHLVRELPHVVITDYSMPDDERYGDGMRLITYLTRNFQSTPIIVLTMMSNPMIISALYDAGVAAVVLKRDSLAEIITALHALRAGRKYHPPGFLRDDRSEARSEFIGERFNSLSPKEFEVLRHFIRGESMMQVAETLRRSVKTVSGQKIAAKRKLNVQTDQELVRFCVESGMFQ from the coding sequence ATGGAAAGACTCCGAATTGTCCTGGCCGACGACCACCCGCTGGTGCTCGCGGGAATCCGCGATCTGCTCGAAAAGGACCTGGGATTCGAGGTTGTCGCGGCGCTGGCCAGCCCCACGGCGCTGATCGAACACCTGGTCCGCGAACTGCCGCACGTGGTCATCACCGACTACTCCATGCCTGACGACGAGCGCTATGGGGACGGGATGCGCCTGATCACGTATCTGACCCGGAATTTCCAAAGTACGCCGATCATCGTGCTGACCATGATGTCCAACCCCATGATCATCTCCGCGCTTTATGACGCGGGCGTCGCGGCCGTGGTGCTCAAGCGCGACAGCCTGGCCGAAATCATCACCGCGCTGCATGCGCTGCGGGCAGGCCGCAAATATCATCCGCCAGGTTTCCTGCGCGACGACCGCAGCGAGGCGCGCAGCGAATTCATCGGCGAACGCTTCAATAGCCTGTCACCCAAGGAGTTCGAAGTGCTGCGCCATTTCATCCGGGGCGAATCGATGATGCAGGTGGCCGAAACGCTCAGGCGCAGCGTCAAGACCGTCAGCGGCCAGAAGATTGCGGCCAAGCGCAAGCTGAACGTGCAGACCGACCAGGAACTGGTGCGGTTCTGCGTGGAAAGCGGCATGTTCCAATAG